The Pseudomonas parafulva genome includes a window with the following:
- the purU gene encoding formyltetrahydrofolate deformylase has product MRTYRLVIACPDRVGIVAKVSNFLALYNGWITEASHHSDEQTGWFFMRHEIRAESLPFGIEAFREAFAPIAEEFSMTWRVTDSAQKKRVVLMASRESHCLADLLHRWHSDELDCDIPCVISNHNDLRSMVEWHGIPFFHVPVDPKDKAPAFAEVSRLVQEHAADVVVLARYMQILPPQLCQDYAEKVINIHHSFLPSFVGAKPYHQAALRGVKLIGATCHYVTEELDAGPIIEQDVVRVTHADSIEDMVRFGRDVEKMVLARGLRYHLEDRVLVHGNKTVVFD; this is encoded by the coding sequence ATGCGCACCTACCGTCTGGTGATCGCTTGCCCCGACCGTGTCGGCATCGTGGCGAAAGTCAGTAATTTCCTGGCCTTGTACAACGGCTGGATCACCGAAGCCAGCCATCACTCCGACGAGCAGACTGGCTGGTTCTTCATGCGTCATGAAATTCGCGCCGAGTCGCTGCCCTTCGGCATCGAGGCTTTTCGCGAGGCGTTCGCGCCCATCGCCGAAGAGTTCTCCATGACCTGGCGCGTGACCGATTCTGCCCAGAAGAAGCGGGTCGTGTTGATGGCCAGCCGTGAATCCCATTGCCTGGCTGACCTGCTGCACCGCTGGCACAGCGATGAGCTCGATTGCGATATTCCCTGCGTCATTTCCAACCACAATGACCTGCGCAGCATGGTCGAGTGGCACGGTATTCCGTTTTTCCATGTTCCAGTAGACCCCAAGGACAAGGCCCCGGCGTTTGCCGAAGTGTCACGCCTGGTGCAGGAACATGCAGCCGATGTGGTCGTGCTGGCGCGGTACATGCAAATTCTGCCGCCGCAACTCTGCCAGGACTATGCTGAGAAGGTGATCAACATCCACCATAGCTTCCTGCCATCGTTCGTCGGCGCCAAGCCGTACCACCAGGCGGCGCTGCGTGGCGTGAAACTGATCGGCGCGACTTGCCACTATGTGACCGAAGAGCTGGACGCCGGCCCTATCATCGAGCAGGACGTGGTGCGGGTTACCCACGCCGACAGCATCGAGGACATGGTCCGCTTCGGGCGTGACGTGGAAAAAATGGTCCTGGCCCGCGGCCTGCGCTATCACCTGGAAGATCGGGTTCTGGTGCACGGCAACAAGACAGTGGTGTTCGACTGA
- a CDS encoding helicase HerA-like domain-containing protein has translation MSESSFIVVGSSPDGQPVGQAMRLANRHGLVAGATGTGKTVTLQHLAEAFSDAGVAVFAADVKGDLCGLGAKGAPEGKVAERIAGMPWLRHQPQAYPVSVWDIAGQSGHPLRTTISEMGPLLLGNLLELTDSQQSALYASFKVADREGLLLLDLKDLKALLGHLKDNPQVLGEDSALVTGASVQALLRRLATLEQQGAEALFGEPALQLEDILRPDPDGRGRIHLLDASRLVHEAPKVYATFLLWLLAELFEQLPERGDAEKPVLALFFDEAHLLFKDTPKALQDRLEQVVRLIRSKGVGVYFVTQSPADLPDAVLAQLGLRIQHGLRAYTAREQKALRAVAEGFRPNPSFDALSSLTELGIGEALVGTLEDKGTPARVQRVLIAPPQSRIGPLSESERSALIARSPLVGRYDKPIDRDSAYERLNQRKGEAVEPAPQPKADDSSFAEKAGEFLQGAAGQAIKSAVRQAANQLGRQLVRGLMGSLLGGKKK, from the coding sequence ATGTCGGAATCTTCATTTATCGTTGTAGGATCGAGCCCTGATGGCCAGCCCGTAGGGCAGGCGATGCGGCTTGCCAACCGGCACGGGCTGGTGGCAGGGGCCACCGGTACCGGCAAGACCGTGACCCTGCAACACTTGGCCGAAGCGTTCAGCGATGCCGGGGTGGCGGTGTTCGCGGCCGACGTCAAGGGCGACCTGTGTGGGCTGGGCGCCAAAGGCGCGCCCGAGGGCAAGGTGGCCGAGCGCATCGCCGGGATGCCTTGGTTGCGCCACCAGCCACAGGCCTATCCGGTGAGCGTGTGGGACATTGCGGGCCAGTCGGGTCATCCGTTGCGTACCACGATCAGCGAAATGGGGCCTTTGCTGCTGGGCAACCTGCTTGAGCTCACCGATAGCCAACAGTCAGCGCTATATGCCAGTTTCAAGGTGGCTGATCGCGAAGGCCTGCTGTTGCTGGACCTCAAGGACCTCAAAGCGCTGCTTGGCCACTTGAAGGACAACCCGCAGGTGTTGGGCGAAGACAGTGCGCTGGTGACCGGCGCGTCCGTTCAGGCGTTGCTGCGCAGGCTGGCCACCCTGGAGCAACAGGGGGCAGAGGCGTTGTTCGGTGAACCGGCATTGCAGCTCGAGGACATTCTACGGCCCGACCCGGATGGGCGAGGGCGCATCCATTTGCTCGACGCCAGCCGACTGGTGCATGAGGCACCCAAGGTCTATGCCACGTTTCTGCTGTGGCTGCTGGCCGAACTGTTCGAGCAACTGCCCGAGCGTGGCGATGCCGAAAAACCGGTGCTGGCGTTGTTCTTCGATGAAGCGCACCTGCTGTTCAAGGACACCCCCAAGGCATTGCAGGACCGCCTGGAGCAGGTGGTGCGGCTGATTCGCTCAAAGGGGGTAGGGGTGTATTTCGTCACCCAGTCCCCAGCGGATCTACCCGATGCAGTCCTGGCCCAACTGGGTTTGCGAATCCAGCATGGCCTGCGGGCTTATACGGCCAGGGAGCAGAAGGCGTTGCGTGCCGTAGCTGAGGGCTTTCGCCCCAACCCTTCATTCGATGCGTTGTCTTCGCTGACCGAACTGGGCATCGGGGAGGCCTTGGTCGGCACGCTTGAGGACAAGGGAACACCTGCCAGGGTGCAGCGGGTGCTGATTGCGCCCCCGCAATCGCGTATCGGCCCGTTGAGTGAGTCTGAACGCAGTGCGCTGATTGCGCGTTCACCCTTGGTTGGCCGTTATGACAAACCCATAGACCGGGACTCGGCTTACGAAAGGCTCAACCAGCGCAAAGGCGAAGCGGTGGAGCCCGCGCCGCAACCCAAGGCCGATGACAGCAGTTTTGCCGAAAAGGCGGGCGAGTTCCTGCAAGGCGCGGCCGGGCAGGCGATCAAGTCGGCGGTGCGTCAGGCTGCCAATCAACTGGGGCGGCAGCTGGTGCGCGGGCTGATGGGCTCGTTGCTGGGCGGGAAGAAGAAGTAG
- a CDS encoding methyl-accepting chemotaxis protein encodes MANSDEQSNRTNSVAAAINELGAAAQEIAGNAAQASQHASSARRLAEEGQQVVDRNIAAMNRLSDLIVTSSAHIETLNSKTVNIGQILEVITSISQQTNLLALNAAIEAARAGEAGRGFAVVADEVRNLAHRTQESAQQVQGMIEELQVGARESVETMDQSQRHSLDSVQIANQAGERLESVTVRIGEIDGMNQSVATATEEQTAVVEAINMDINEINMLNQEGVENLQATLRACSDLEQQASRLKHLVGTFRI; translated from the coding sequence ATGGCCAATTCCGACGAACAGTCCAACCGCACCAACAGCGTGGCGGCCGCCATCAACGAGCTGGGCGCTGCCGCCCAGGAGATCGCCGGCAACGCGGCGCAGGCGTCCCAGCACGCAAGCTCTGCAAGGCGCCTGGCAGAAGAAGGCCAGCAGGTGGTCGATCGCAACATCGCCGCCATGAACCGTCTTTCCGACTTGATCGTAACGTCCAGCGCCCACATCGAGACGCTCAACAGCAAGACCGTCAACATCGGCCAGATTCTCGAAGTGATCACCAGCATCTCCCAGCAGACCAACCTGCTGGCGCTCAACGCCGCCATCGAGGCCGCGCGCGCCGGTGAAGCAGGTCGTGGTTTCGCAGTGGTGGCCGACGAGGTGCGCAACCTGGCCCATCGCACCCAGGAATCCGCGCAGCAGGTCCAGGGCATGATCGAGGAGCTGCAAGTGGGTGCCCGCGAGTCGGTCGAAACCATGGACCAGAGCCAGCGTCACAGCCTGGACAGCGTGCAGATCGCCAACCAGGCAGGTGAGCGGCTGGAAAGTGTCACCGTGCGCATTGGCGAAATCGATGGCATGAACCAGTCCGTGGCCACGGCCACCGAAGAGCAGACGGCCGTGGTCGAAGCCATCAACATGGATATCAACGAAATCAACATGCTCAACCAGGAAGGCGTGGAAAACCTGCAGGCGACGCTGCGTGCCTGTTCTGACCTGGAGCAGCAGGCCAGCCGCCTGAAACACCTGGTCGGCACCTTCCGTATCTGA
- a CDS encoding lysylphosphatidylglycerol synthase transmembrane domain-containing protein yields the protein MNRWLLLGLALLGAALVPALLGGSELLPKLSRFDPQLLMTLVGMILLCWVINACRMRLLLGDQAARVSRVRTLGVVMATEFAICTTPGGGGGPLTLMALLAREGISAARSGAVFAMDQLNDLVFFFCAMLAIAGYALFHSLGRSQESMLLGSAALLCAVLAGVVMLLRYRRKVMRLNGRLLQRLGTSAPRKRRWARKLLRFVQALAQTWQLPKRTLFLVFSLTCVHWGLRFSVLYLVVRGLGVELAWIPSFLVQMLSLSAGQFSMMPGGAGAAELTSASLLTPMVGSSTAAAAILIWRAITYYLYLLAGGPVFVCLLARPLLERWRRQVG from the coding sequence GTGAACCGCTGGCTGCTGCTGGGCTTGGCGCTGTTGGGCGCAGCGTTGGTGCCTGCACTGTTGGGCGGCAGCGAACTGCTGCCCAAGCTGAGCCGTTTCGATCCGCAGCTGCTCATGACGTTGGTGGGCATGATCCTGCTGTGCTGGGTGATCAACGCCTGCCGGATGCGCCTGCTGCTGGGCGATCAGGCAGCGCGTGTATCGCGGGTGCGCACATTGGGTGTGGTCATGGCCACCGAGTTCGCCATCTGCACCACTCCAGGTGGCGGCGGCGGCCCCTTGACCCTGATGGCCTTGCTGGCCCGCGAGGGCATCAGTGCAGCCCGCAGCGGCGCGGTGTTCGCGATGGATCAGCTCAATGACTTGGTTTTTTTCTTCTGCGCCATGCTGGCGATCGCAGGCTATGCGCTGTTTCACAGCCTTGGGCGCAGCCAGGAAAGCATGTTGCTAGGCAGTGCAGCACTGCTATGCGCGGTGCTGGCAGGCGTGGTGATGTTGCTGCGCTACCGGCGCAAGGTGATGCGTCTGAACGGCCGGCTGTTGCAGCGCCTGGGCACCAGCGCACCGCGTAAACGACGCTGGGCACGCAAGCTGCTTCGTTTCGTGCAGGCCTTGGCGCAAACCTGGCAGTTGCCCAAGCGCACTTTGTTTCTGGTGTTCAGCCTGACATGCGTCCACTGGGGACTGCGCTTTAGCGTGCTGTATCTCGTGGTCAGGGGCTTGGGCGTGGAGCTGGCCTGGATTCCCAGCTTCCTGGTCCAGATGCTATCGCTCAGCGCCGGTCAGTTCAGCATGATGCCCGGGGGCGCAGGCGCTGCCGAGCTGACCTCGGCCAGCCTGCTGACACCCATGGTGGGCAGCTCGACGGCGGCGGCAGCGATCCTGATCTGGCGTGCCATCACTTACTACCTGTATCTGCTCGCCGGAGGGCCGGTGTTCGTGTGCCTGCTGGCGCGTCCGCTGCTGGAGCGCTGGCGCCGTCAGGTGGGTTGA
- the mvaT gene encoding histone-like nucleoid-structuring protein MvaT codes for MSLINEYRATEEAIKELQARLANLSQDDKLKKELEFEGKLRTLMGEYSKSLRDIIALLDPDAKMSKLPRGAVKTTGTKRARKVKQYKNPHNGEVIETKGGNHKTLKEWKAQWGGDEVESWATLLD; via the coding sequence ATGTCCCTGATCAACGAGTACCGTGCCACCGAAGAAGCCATCAAGGAACTTCAGGCCCGCCTGGCCAACCTGTCTCAGGATGACAAGCTGAAAAAAGAACTGGAGTTCGAAGGCAAACTGCGCACCCTGATGGGCGAATATTCCAAATCGCTGCGTGACATCATTGCCCTGCTCGACCCTGATGCCAAGATGAGCAAACTGCCGCGTGGCGCCGTGAAAACCACTGGCACTAAACGCGCGCGCAAGGTCAAGCAATACAAGAACCCGCACAACGGTGAAGTCATCGAAACCAAAGGTGGCAACCACAAAACCCTGAAAGAGTGGAAAGCTCAATGGGGCGGTGACGAGGTAGAAAGCTGGGCAACCCTGCTGGACTGA
- a CDS encoding PilZ domain-containing protein, with translation MTLFNKRLIDRHQLPFVLKVFNRFNGQEMGQLGNASENGMMLISELPVMVGPDYELQLRLPLTGGGHQFVNLTASCLWCREDQTPGYYDSGFMLLQAPREYDDFVRSLQEYFSFRASSTSV, from the coding sequence TTGACGCTATTCAATAAACGACTTATCGACCGCCACCAGCTGCCCTTTGTCCTGAAAGTGTTCAATCGCTTCAACGGCCAGGAGATGGGCCAGCTCGGCAACGCCTCCGAAAACGGCATGATGCTGATCAGCGAACTGCCGGTCATGGTGGGCCCCGATTACGAATTGCAGTTGCGCCTGCCGTTGACGGGGGGTGGGCATCAGTTCGTCAACCTTACGGCCAGTTGCCTGTGGTGCCGCGAGGACCAGACCCCTGGATATTACGATTCGGGTTTCATGTTGTTGCAGGCCCCTCGCGAATACGATGACTTTGTACGCTCCCTGCAGGAGTACTTCAGTTTTCGCGCTTCCTCTACCTCGGTTTGA
- a CDS encoding glycosyltransferase family 4 protein: MFYAPASGGVRTYLDAKHHRLDAVQGVRHSLLIPGASARHEGGVYHVPALPLPFGKGYRFPVRLAPWCNTLRTLKPDLIEVGDPYLTAWAALEARRQLDVPVIGFYHSDLPLLVSNRMGNWFTPNVEAYVSKLYGNFDRVLAPSKVMADKLRRLGVRDVHVQPLGVDLETFNPARRDPQVRAELGIADTCRLLIYAGRGSREKNLPVLLECMRQLGRGYHLLLVGSNMPANVPDNVSVIGQFCPPDQVARLMASADLLVHAGDQETFGLVILEAMASGTPVVAVRAGAFGEIVNDQCGRLCQPNDARAMALAVREAFEAGARKLGAQARRHVEQHYSWDNVVNGLLEHYQAVLGHQQQVRAHA; the protein is encoded by the coding sequence ATGTTCTACGCCCCGGCCAGCGGCGGCGTACGCACTTACCTTGATGCCAAACACCACCGCCTGGATGCCGTGCAAGGTGTCCGTCACAGCCTGTTGATCCCCGGCGCCAGCGCTCGGCATGAAGGCGGTGTCTATCATGTGCCTGCACTACCCCTGCCCTTTGGCAAAGGCTACCGCTTTCCGGTACGCCTGGCGCCATGGTGCAACACGCTGCGCACGCTAAAGCCAGACCTGATCGAAGTCGGCGATCCGTATCTGACCGCCTGGGCGGCGCTGGAAGCTCGCCGTCAGCTGGACGTGCCGGTCATTGGCTTCTATCACTCCGACCTGCCGCTGTTGGTGAGCAACCGCATGGGCAATTGGTTCACGCCCAACGTCGAGGCTTATGTCAGCAAGTTGTATGGCAATTTCGACCGAGTGCTCGCACCGAGCAAGGTCATGGCAGACAAGCTCCGTCGCCTGGGAGTACGTGATGTCCACGTGCAGCCTTTGGGCGTAGACCTGGAAACCTTCAATCCTGCACGCCGCGATCCACAGGTGCGAGCCGAACTGGGCATCGCCGACACCTGCCGGCTGCTGATCTATGCAGGCCGTGGCTCACGGGAGAAGAACCTGCCCGTTCTGCTTGAATGCATGCGGCAGTTGGGGCGCGGTTATCACCTGCTGCTGGTGGGGTCCAATATGCCCGCCAATGTGCCCGACAACGTCAGCGTGATCGGCCAGTTCTGCCCACCTGACCAGGTGGCTCGCCTGATGGCCAGCGCCGACCTGTTGGTGCATGCCGGCGACCAGGAAACGTTCGGCCTGGTCATCCTCGAAGCCATGGCCAGTGGTACGCCCGTGGTTGCAGTGCGTGCCGGCGCCTTCGGCGAAATCGTCAACGACCAGTGCGGTCGCTTGTGCCAACCCAACGACGCCAGGGCAATGGCCCTGGCCGTGCGCGAGGCGTTCGAAGCGGGTGCGCGCAAGCTCGGTGCCCAGGCCAGGCGCCATGTAGAGCAGCATTACTCATGGGACAACGTGGTCAACGGCCTGCTTGAGCATTACCAGGCCGTACTGGGCCACCAACAGCAGGTGCGGGCACATGCTTGA
- a CDS encoding inorganic phosphate transporter, with amino-acid sequence MIDLFSGLDAWVLVSLLLALTFVLAFEFINGFHDTANAVATVIYTKAMPPHLAVFFSGVFNFLGVLLGGVGVAYAIVHLLPVELLINVNTGHGLAMVFSLLAAAITWNLGTWYFGIPASSSHTLIGSILGVGLANALINGIPLGDGVNWQKAIDIAMSLVVSPIAGFAVAALVLLGLKWWRPLSKMHKTPEQRRKLDDKKHPPFWNRLVLVISAMGVSFVHGSNDGQKGIGLIMLVLIGIVPAKFVLDLNSTTYQIERTRDATLHMSQFYERNAATLGEFLALGKAKASDLPEQFSCNPQQTEPTIAALQSSLQGVTDYRALDADKRVEVRRYLLCLDDTAKKVGKLPGLDAREKSDLEKLRKDLTATTEYAPFWVIVAVALALGLGTMVGWRRVVLTVGEKIGKQGMTYAQGMSAQITAACAIGMANVFALPVSTTHVLSSGVAGTMVANKSGLQGGTVKTILMAWVLTLPASMGLAAGLFWLASKAIG; translated from the coding sequence ATGATCGATTTATTCAGCGGACTGGATGCCTGGGTATTGGTGAGCCTGCTGCTCGCCTTGACCTTCGTGCTCGCCTTCGAGTTCATCAATGGCTTTCATGACACCGCCAACGCGGTAGCCACCGTCATCTACACCAAAGCCATGCCGCCACACCTGGCCGTGTTCTTCTCCGGCGTGTTCAACTTCCTTGGCGTTCTGCTGGGTGGGGTCGGGGTGGCTTACGCCATCGTGCACCTGCTACCGGTAGAGTTGCTGATCAATGTGAACACCGGGCATGGCCTGGCCATGGTCTTCTCGCTGCTGGCCGCGGCCATTACCTGGAACCTGGGCACCTGGTACTTCGGTATTCCTGCGTCCAGCTCGCACACCCTGATCGGCTCGATCCTGGGGGTGGGCCTGGCCAACGCGCTTATCAACGGCATTCCGCTGGGTGACGGCGTCAATTGGCAGAAAGCCATCGATATCGCCATGTCCCTGGTGGTTTCGCCGATTGCCGGGTTTGCCGTGGCTGCGCTGGTTCTGCTTGGCCTGAAATGGTGGCGCCCGCTGTCGAAGATGCACAAGACGCCTGAACAACGCCGCAAACTGGACGACAAGAAGCACCCGCCTTTCTGGAATCGCCTGGTGCTGGTGATTTCGGCCATGGGCGTGAGCTTCGTGCACGGCTCCAATGACGGTCAGAAAGGCATTGGCCTGATCATGCTGGTATTGATCGGCATCGTACCGGCCAAGTTCGTGCTCGACCTGAACAGCACCACCTACCAGATCGAACGCACCCGTGATGCCACGTTGCACATGAGCCAGTTCTACGAGCGCAACGCTGCCACGCTGGGTGAATTCCTGGCGCTGGGCAAGGCCAAGGCCAGTGACCTGCCTGAGCAGTTCAGCTGCAATCCGCAGCAGACCGAGCCGACCATCGCCGCGCTGCAATCCTCGCTGCAGGGCGTGACCGACTACCGGGCCCTGGACGCGGACAAGCGTGTCGAAGTACGCCGTTACCTGCTGTGCCTGGACGACACCGCGAAGAAGGTTGGCAAGCTGCCAGGCCTGGACGCGCGTGAAAAGTCCGACCTTGAAAAGCTGCGCAAGGACCTGACCGCCACCACTGAGTACGCCCCGTTCTGGGTGATCGTGGCCGTTGCCCTGGCCCTGGGCCTGGGCACCATGGTTGGCTGGCGCCGCGTGGTGTTGACCGTCGGCGAGAAGATCGGCAAGCAGGGCATGACTTACGCCCAGGGCATGTCGGCGCAGATCACCGCGGCCTGCGCCATTGGCATGGCCAACGTGTTTGCGCTGCCGGTTTCCACCACGCATGTACTGTCTTCCGGCGTTGCCGGCACCATGGTCGCCAACAAAAGCGGCCTGCAGGGCGGCACGGTGAAGACCATCCTGATGGCTTGGGTGCTAACCCTGCCTGCCTCGATGGGTCTTGCAGCCGGCCTGTTCTGGTTGGCGTCCAAGGCAATCGGCTGA
- the sbcB gene encoding exodeoxyribonuclease I, whose product MTSSIFWYDYETTGINPRCDRPVQMAGVRTDLDLNEIDDPVNLYCRLSDDILPHPAACLVTGVTPQKLAEKGLGEAEFMARVHAELAQPGTCGAGYNTLRFDDEVTRYSLYRNFFDPYAREWQGGNSRWDLIDIVRAACALRPDGIQWPKQDGRTSLRLELLSKANGIEHGHAHEALSDVRATIALARLIREKQPKLYDWLFQLRSKHKVMEQIRLLQPMVHISGRFSAARHYLGIVLPLAWHPKNRNALIVCDLHQQTLPLVEENAETLRQRLYTRRETLGEGELPVPLKLIQINRCPVVAPLSVIRPADQARLGIDLDTLQRRAEALARQQDQWQEKLALIYTQDGFAASEDPEQQLYERFLGQRDRRLCDQVRSLAPAQLGAGQWMFDDPRLPELLFRYRARNFPDTLNDEERARWQDFCRQRLADPRWGAPNTLGDFAHALAVAWPDADEAGRQVLTAWQLHANALQTRFAVN is encoded by the coding sequence GTGACCTCAAGCATCTTCTGGTATGACTACGAAACCACTGGCATCAACCCGCGCTGCGACCGGCCCGTGCAGATGGCAGGGGTACGTACTGACCTTGACCTCAATGAAATCGACGATCCGGTCAACCTCTACTGCCGCCTATCGGACGATATACTGCCGCACCCTGCTGCCTGCCTGGTGACGGGCGTCACGCCGCAAAAGTTGGCCGAAAAAGGCCTCGGCGAGGCCGAGTTCATGGCGCGGGTGCACGCCGAGCTGGCACAACCCGGCACCTGTGGCGCCGGCTACAACACGCTGCGTTTCGACGACGAGGTCACCCGCTACAGCCTCTACCGCAACTTCTTCGACCCTTACGCCCGCGAATGGCAGGGCGGCAACAGCCGCTGGGATTTGATCGATATCGTTAGAGCCGCGTGCGCCTTGCGGCCCGATGGCATCCAATGGCCCAAACAGGACGGGCGCACCAGTCTGCGCCTTGAGTTGTTGAGCAAGGCCAATGGCATCGAGCATGGCCATGCACACGAAGCGCTGTCCGATGTTCGGGCAACCATTGCCCTTGCTCGGCTGATACGCGAGAAGCAGCCCAAGTTGTACGACTGGTTGTTTCAGCTTCGCAGCAAGCATAAGGTCATGGAGCAAATACGGTTGCTACAGCCGATGGTGCATATTTCCGGGCGTTTCAGTGCCGCGCGTCATTACCTGGGCATTGTGTTGCCATTGGCCTGGCACCCTAAGAACCGCAATGCATTGATTGTTTGCGATCTGCATCAGCAAACCCTGCCGCTGGTTGAGGAAAATGCTGAAACTTTACGCCAGCGGCTCTATACCCGTCGAGAAACACTTGGCGAAGGCGAGCTGCCCGTACCGCTCAAACTCATTCAGATCAACCGCTGTCCGGTGGTCGCGCCCCTTTCTGTAATACGACCGGCCGATCAAGCGCGTCTTGGGATCGACCTGGATACGTTACAACGGCGCGCAGAGGCATTGGCCCGTCAACAGGATCAATGGCAGGAAAAACTGGCGCTTATTTATACACAAGACGGTTTTGCGGCCAGTGAAGATCCTGAACAGCAATTGTATGAGCGGTTTCTCGGCCAGCGTGACCGGCGGCTATGCGATCAAGTGCGTTCGCTGGCGCCCGCACAGTTGGGCGCCGGGCAGTGGATGTTCGATGATCCACGCCTGCCCGAACTACTCTTTCGCTACCGTGCGCGTAACTTTCCGGACACCTTGAACGATGAAGAGCGGGCGCGATGGCAGGATTTTTGTAGGCAGCGTCTGGCTGACCCCCGCTGGGGTGCGCCCAATACCTTGGGTGATTTCGCCCATGCCCTGGCCGTAGCCTGGCCTGACGCGGATGAAGCAGGACGGCAAGTGCTGACTGCCTGGCAACTGCATGCCAACGCGTTGCAAACGCGGTTCGCCGTCAATTGA
- the pcaR gene encoding pca regulon transcriptional regulator PcaR — translation MKDVKTARDGGLPETAHSTAPALAPPIVASPAKRIQAFTGDPDFMTSLARGLAVIQAFQERKRHLTIAQISHRTEIPRAAVRRCLHTLMKLGYATTDGRTYSLLPKVLTLGHAYLSSTPLAISAQPYLDRISDQLHEAANMATLEGDDILYIARSATVERLISVDLSVGGRLPAYCTSMGRILLAAMDDTSLREYFDRADLKARTSRTLHDAPSLFACIEQVRSQGWCVVDQELEQGLRSVAVPVYDASGQVLAALNVSTHVGRVPRSELEQRFLPVLLEASQELSHQLFG, via the coding sequence ATGAAGGACGTTAAAACAGCCCGTGACGGTGGCCTGCCCGAAACAGCGCACAGCACGGCGCCAGCCCTGGCCCCGCCGATCGTGGCATCACCGGCCAAGCGTATTCAGGCGTTCACCGGCGATCCTGACTTCATGACCTCCTTAGCGCGCGGGCTTGCCGTCATCCAGGCATTTCAGGAACGCAAGCGGCACCTGACCATCGCGCAAATCAGCCACCGCACTGAAATCCCCCGGGCAGCCGTGCGCCGGTGCCTGCATACCCTGATGAAGCTGGGGTACGCGACCACCGACGGGCGTACCTACTCCTTACTGCCCAAAGTGCTGACGCTGGGCCATGCGTACCTGTCATCGACACCCCTGGCCATTTCCGCGCAGCCTTACCTGGACCGAATCAGCGACCAGTTGCACGAAGCGGCCAACATGGCGACCCTCGAAGGGGACGATATTCTGTACATCGCCCGCTCGGCGACAGTAGAGCGCCTGATCTCGGTGGACTTGTCTGTCGGTGGGCGCCTCCCGGCGTATTGCACGTCCATGGGCCGCATCCTCCTGGCGGCCATGGACGACACCAGCCTGCGCGAATACTTCGACCGCGCCGACCTCAAGGCGCGCACCAGCCGTACCCTGCACGACGCCCCGTCGCTGTTCGCCTGCATCGAGCAAGTGCGTAGCCAGGGATGGTGCGTGGTCGACCAGGAACTCGAACAGGGGCTGCGCTCGGTTGCCGTGCCCGTCTACGACGCCTCAGGCCAGGTGCTGGCGGCGTTGAACGTCAGTACTCACGTCGGGCGTGTGCCGCGCAGTGAACTGGAACAACGGTTTCTTCCTGTTCTGCTGGAGGCTAGCCAGGAGTTGAGCCATCAGCTGTTTGGTTGA
- a CDS encoding DUF2334 domain-containing protein, which produces MLEASLRSRSVMLVLHDVAPETWPDYEPFVQAVDALGNVPMTWLVVPDFHRRNLLTQSPGFCQLLDRRLAAGDELALHGYAHADEGPTPRTPLDYFMRRIYTHEGEFYALDEHQAIARLQDGLALFDRQGWPVAGFVAPAWLMSQGTRQALRQLPLKYTSTPQHLYRLPDFTAIDAPGLVWSARSAWRRGVSRVLSDWQCRRWQGANTLRLGLHPVDMRHRYSRDYWLRTLEKLIEDGREPLTKSAWLERQVAA; this is translated from the coding sequence ATGCTTGAGGCCTCTCTCCGTTCCCGCAGCGTGATGCTGGTGCTGCATGACGTGGCCCCAGAGACCTGGCCAGACTACGAGCCGTTCGTGCAGGCGGTCGATGCATTGGGTAACGTGCCCATGACTTGGCTGGTGGTACCCGATTTTCATCGACGTAACCTGCTGACTCAGTCTCCCGGCTTCTGCCAGTTGCTCGATCGCCGTCTGGCCGCGGGTGACGAGCTGGCCCTGCATGGTTACGCCCATGCCGATGAAGGTCCCACGCCGCGCACGCCCCTGGACTACTTCATGCGGCGGATTTATACCCATGAAGGCGAGTTCTACGCGCTGGACGAACACCAGGCCATCGCCCGACTACAAGACGGTCTGGCGCTGTTCGACCGTCAAGGCTGGCCCGTGGCTGGCTTCGTGGCCCCCGCCTGGTTGATGAGCCAGGGCACACGACAAGCACTGCGCCAACTGCCGCTGAAGTACACCAGCACCCCGCAGCACCTCTATCGCCTGCCGGACTTTACCGCCATCGATGCACCCGGCCTGGTCTGGAGCGCGCGCAGCGCCTGGCGCCGTGGCGTGTCGCGGGTGCTCAGTGACTGGCAATGTCGACGTTGGCAAGGCGCCAACACCCTGCGCCTCGGGTTGCATCCGGTGGACATGCGCCATCGCTACTCACGGGACTACTGGTTGCGCACCCTTGAAAAACTGATCGAAGACGGGCGTGAACCTTTGACCAAGTCAGCCTGGCTGGAGCGGCAGGTGGCAGCGTGA